The genomic region GCTTACTTACATCTGAAGTAACAGAAACACGACATACATGCATCATGAGAGGAATGGCCTGTATCTGTATAGGTGTGGGGGTTTGGAAACCCGCTGCCTTGATGTTTTCTATGATTCGCGGGTCCACATCGTACTCCTTCTGCATCTCTTCAAAAGTGGAAATAGGATCTGGAATGTCAGTCCCGTGCACGTTAATGCGGTTTTGGCGCCTTATCCgattcacctaaaaaaaaaaaaaaaaaaacacacacaatcaataCTGTAACAGAAACCATATGCTCGTTTTCCCCAAGTTGAAATTAGATCCATGCTGATGCAAAAAAGTAGATTCTTACACAGTGCCATGAAAACGGTGTGAAAAAACGGTATCTCTTTCTACCTTCTCATTATGAAGCTGCTTTAGTCTTTTTAAGGAGGGCTTGTCATTGGATTTCTTCGTGGAGTTGTTAATCTTTTCTTGGGATGACATGAATTGAATCCCCTCTCCCTCGCTCTTCTCGGGCTCTGCATCTGTTTTCACGACAGTAAGGAGAAAAAGAACCGTGGAAACTGTAAACACCGAATTGCTAGAAATCAGAAAATATTAAGAGGCGACAAACCTTCGCTTGCTTTCTTAtctcgtttctttttctttcccgcTGTCTTCACTGGTTCAGTCCGTTTCCGTTTCACGGAGTCCTGTTCTTcatcactttcttttttctcttctaCACCTTCGTCTTCACTTAGTCTGGACTCCAGAGACGTGTTCCCTTGTGTCTCTTTGCCAAAAAATCGAATTCCAGCCAGCTGGTTTGAGCTGTCCTTGCTCTGAGACCTCACTACCTGAGAGgaattatacaaaaattaataatgacCAACTGAGCATGTGTTTACTTGTAACACAAATACAGTAGCAATCAGCATTCTTGTTTCTGTAGGCTGCGCAACACAGTTATCAAactaaagatgttttaaaatatcaattattattCATACTGCTTGTTAATGCACTCTTTAAGCGTTATTTGGGTTTGCTCGGATTAGCATTAGCACTTTAAGGGACATTCAATGGGATATGGAAACACATGTTAGCCATGTGGCAGTATCTCAGTCGTAAATTCACATATCCCCAGCGTTTTACGTAACAACAACCTAACACGCGTTAACGTTAATATtcaatttgcattaaaaaccaACCTTAAATCGCTCTGCATCTTTACCGAACCTTTTCAGGTCAAACTTTGCTCCAGACCCAAGCTTTCTAAACAAGTCAAAGGCGTCCATTGAAACGTAAAGACGTGATTAATCGATCACCAGAGACGTATATATCTATGCTATCGGCGTTTGATTACTACACCTTTTTTCATTTGTCGTTCACTAGAGGCcgccattttcttttttaaacagttttgtaactttttatttagctttttttttattgcttattcACAGTAAATTTCGTGTGACAGGAATATTTTaccaaaacacaataaataaataaaataaaatactaacgAAAACCAcgtttcaatcaatcaatcaatcatttttatttatatagcgcttttaacaacacaggttgcatcaaagcactcaAAGCACGTTTAATTGCAGACACAAAAACGTTTCAGTAGTAATAAGTACACTGGCTTTATTTAAAGTACACTGATTATTtcttattacaatttttttaattacaaaatttaaacatacatattcTGTATGTCTAAATTccactgtaaaagaaaacaaagaaagaaaacagcaaaataaataccTACACAAAATATGTTGCAATGCaaagcagaaatgtgttttaatgttcaAGAATGTTCAATTATTCGTTGATATATGTAGTGAAACAGCATGAGGAAGAGAAGAACATTCCAGAGCAATAAatcattaactaaaataaaacgaCAGAAGGAAATGGAGTAGTAGAGAGTACTTCTCACGAGATTAAGAtaagcaatatatattttgtctgtGTGAATTAAGTTCACTTCAAATTGGTCAAATTCAAAGCAGAACTAAAACCTTTTCGTAAAGACTGGCAGCATAACCATCTAATGATAGGATAGGAAGCGATTCAATGAGGAATCACTAAAATCACACATACCTACataatgaaatgataaaatatgatTTGTAACTtatagcatataaataaatagaatgagATTAGGTTCATGTACCATACATCTCATTATGTGTGAATCTATAGGTTTAGAAGGTTTGTGAATGTATATGGGTTTTACTTCTTTACTTTACTTCTCCCTCAGATTACTTCACTTCCTGTTATAGGTCTGTTTTAGCAGACAAGAACTAAAAGAAGAGGTGAGTCTTCGTGAGTAAGATATTCCATTCCTGTATATTTGCATACTGTAAGTATTTTCCTTTAGTCTATTCTACATTTACCCTTGatatgaaaggaaaaaaacattgattttaatttagacAATAATGATTTTGCTACATATTTATTGCAAACTGGTTTTTGATAAAGAACTATAATTTTCATGGCACAGAAGATTTCCTGAAGAGGAAGTTACTCAACCTAGGAAATATTATaaggttttaattatttatttatttacattttattactattattatttttaaaaaatatcttgaaaCTGATTTTTGCCTGTCTGTCTTTTGTAAAAATGAAGCAAACAGACATTATTCTTTTGCTCATGTTCGTGTTGATGGAATAGAGTATGGCAGGTTGTGCTGCAAAGTTTAGTTATTATagtatgttttgtcattttatcacAACATCAGATTCATTGAATAGATCTGAGGTTTATTCACCAATTCACTTTGTGTATTTCTTATAATCATCTGTGTACTTCTTTTTAggataaatatgtaatatactgtgtatatgtatgtatatatgtgtatatgtgtgtatatgtgtgtatatatatatatatatatatatatatatatatatatacacacacacacatatatattagaatctttgccttttatttggttattatgaataattagttgttcattttatttattttgtaggaAAAGCAAAGTCAAACTGCTGGAATGCTGGGCAAAGGgtgcacatatataaataaaacattttaggtgGATGCAGTGCAGTTTGACGTGAAAAGaatcaagaaaaaaacatgggaACACTAAAGCTATTCACATTATATATGTCCCTCTCTGTTTTCATTTCCTCATCTAGTGCATTTTCCTTAAAGAACTGCACAATCAGTACTCCCCTAAAAGTCATCCAACCGAAAGTACTTTGCTACAAAATGGGCTTTTTCAGAATTCCACAGGTACCTAGAAAAACACGGATTTTAGATGTTTCCTTCAATGCTTTCTCACAGATCCAGACCGGGGACTTCAATCATTTGTCAGACTTACAGGACTTGAACATATCCAACAATAAGATCTCGCGGATTCAAGAGGGTGCACTTGACAATCTCTCTAATTTATCTCATCTCAATCTGGCCAGCAACAGACTACAAGGAATCTCTAGAGGTATGCTACATGGCTTAACAAATCTGATGGAACTACGTCTGGATTACAACTACATACAAGACATTGAAGAGTCATCGTTCAGCACCCTGCAGAATTTAAAGGTGTTAAACCTAACAAAAAACCGCCTCTattatattgagaaaatcaagCCGGTTCTCGCGTCACCATATTTGGAGGAACTGTACATTGGAAGTAACCATTTTGCTGCCTTCaactcaaataaaatgtcaacaaagcccttgtcattaaaaaaactggATTTTTCCAACAATCCTTTGGCAACATTTCAGCTCACTGACAATATATTTCCATCTCTCAGTCACCTTGATTTATCTTATTGTGGTCAAAACGGAACCATGTCATGGAACGCCACAGAAAAGACATTCTTTACCTCAGTGAAAACATTATACTTCATGGATGTTCATATGTCAGACCAGAATGCTTCTAATGTGCTTAAGAGCTTCAAGAATTTCTTGAATAAAATCAGGTTTAATGCAAACGTTGCGTTGAACAAGACTAACCTTCTGCTCAACGCATGTTCTCCAGTGTTACAAGTTGTACGGTTAAattctaacaaaataaataagctcACCGATCGCATGTTTGATCCCTGTTCTAACTTGACAGAATTAGATTTAGGAAATAACGAAATATCCAAGTTAACAAAGAGTATGTTCAGAGGATTTACACAACTAAAAACGCTGCGTTTGCAAATCAACAAACTAACTCGAATAACAAACTCTTTTCAAACGCTCTTCACTCTCGAGTTCATAGATCTCAGCAGAAACAACATCAACATGCTCACTTGTGATGACTTTGCCAATTTAACGCAGGTGAAAACTCTGTACTTGTACGGTAACAAAATCTCAGTCATTAGTTTCTGTTTTTTCAAGGACCTGAGTAGTCTTGAGGTCCTCAAGCTTGGAACAAACCATCTGTTAAAGATCGGTGATGCTTTCACCAAAGGGCCACATTCATTGTTGGAACttcaacttaattttaataagcTAAGCAAAATCGAAAAGCACACTTTTAGGAATCTGTCACAGCTGAAGATTTTGTGCTTACAAGACAATCAGATTTCTGTCATCGAAGACCATGCATTCGAAGGACTGAATAACCTAACGTCTTTGTTCCTGTCATCAAACAAAATATCATCTAAAACATTAACCAAACAGCATAATACGTTCACAGGCATGCCCAACCTCAAAAATCTAGATTTGTACGccaacagcattttatttaccGATGAAAAATTGAAATACCCTCTTTTTAAAGACCTGAAGCAACTCAGAGTATTGACCTTGCACAGTCAACGTCGCGGAATTGGCATAATACCCTCAAATCTACTTCAAGGTTTATCCTCCTTGGAAATGTTTTACGTTGGGAATACGAATCTAGCCCATCTGAGTCCTGATACATTCCAGTCTAACCCCGAGCTCTGGTTTTTGGATCTCTCTAAAAATGCACTGTCTGAAGACCACTCGATCCCAGCTGAGTTGTTCCACCCCATTCCGAAGCTTACCAAACTCATCCTTTCGAGAACGCAGCTTCGCTCGCTGAACTTCCTGTTGAAGGCAAATCTCTCCCGCCTTTCAACCTTAAAAGCTTGTGGCAATGAGATTGACACGATCAACCAATCTCTGATTCAGTCACTGCCTCGACTAGAGCTCCTCGACTTGAAGAAAAACACGTTCACTTGTGATTGTACCAATGAATTCTTCATCAACTGGGCCAAGAATAGTAATTCTACTCAGGTGGTTTATTTGAACAGGTACATGTGTAGCTATCCTAGTTCCTTACGAGGAATGAGCTTGTCTGCATTCAACACTGAATCCTGCACCTTGAAAACCGACTTCATCTGCTTTCTTTGCAGCAGTATTGTGGTCATTCTCACCCTCCTTTCGTCATTCGTCTGGCATTTTCTGCGCTTTCAGGTGGTTTACGCATACTACCTCTTCTTAGCTTTCCTTTACGACAACAAAAAGAAGCAAGGTTTGACATTTCAGTATGATGCCTTCATTTCCTACAATGCCAAAGACGAGCCTTGGGTAATGGAGGAACTTATTCCCAAATTAGAAGGAGAACAGGGCTGGAGACTGTGCCTTCACCACCGAGATTTTGAACCAGGGAGGCCAATAATAGACAATATCATTGATGGCATCTACAGCAGCCGCAAGACCATCTGCCTGATCACTAGGAGCTATTTGAAGAGCAACTGGTGTTCAAGTGAGGTCCAAGTGGCGAGCTTCAGACTCTTTGATGAGCAGAAGGATGTGCTGATTCTGGTGTTCATGGAGGACATCCCCACACATCAGCTCTCTTCGTATCACAGGATGAGGAAACTGGTGAAGAAACGAACCTACCTCCGCTGGCCAAAACCTGGAGAAGACACTAAGGTCTTCTGGCAAAAGCTAAAAATGGCTTTAGAAACCAAAGATGGTCGTAAATCAGATCACAAGATGATTCTGTGAGGGTATTAGAATGGCACTGTATACACTCTTAGAAAATATAGGTACAAAGTGTCATCACATTTGTATCctttaagtattaatatatactaatacATACCTTTTAAAAGGTTTCTCCACCCCAACATAAAAACTGtgttattaatcacttacccaTATGTATGCCATCTTACTTTCCAGTCCtgattttcatctaaaatatcttaaattgtgtttcaaaaataaacaagtcttttatgggtttgaaacGACACAAGTGATTGAAGAAAAATCTTTTTGGAGAATCAATATGGACTTTTTAGGTACAAAACATTTGGAgactgtactttttttcttatgctattttctattttttttgagcaaactgtatttttgtgcaattttattatgttttaaaatgtaatttaatttaaaatagctgttgtcTACTACTCAAAATTTCATTAattacaaagctgaattttcagtatcatcACTATAGAGTTTAGTGACACGATTCATATTTCTTACTATTATCTGTAAAAAgctttgcttaatattttgtggatcCTTTTGATTGGacaatttatttcaaacaggAATCTTTCCTGTCACTTGATCAGTTTAACACTGTACATCCTTGTGAAAaggtaataatttattaaaaacaaaatgttatttgccTCAAACTTTTACAGCATAtggatttgtatttttattttaaaattatttggaGAGCtcctgtaaatataaatacaataatatgtaccttactttaaaatgtttgatgaCTGAACAGTATCTTTAGTCAGCATGTTTGAAACTGTCCAAGTGAAGAAGATCTCAGTAGGGGTCATTGTGGGCTGATGTTTGGCCCACACACTGGACCCCCTGATTGCTAGACACGGGGGTGGAAAGGGTCAAGTAATAATGGCCCATTCTCTAATTTT from Puntigrus tetrazona isolate hp1 chromosome 21, ASM1883169v1, whole genome shotgun sequence harbors:
- the tlr22 gene encoding toll-like receptor 22 isoform X1; protein product: MGTLKLFTLYMSLSVFISSSSAFSLKNCTISTPLKVIQPKVLCYKMGFFRIPQVPRKTRILDVSFNAFSQIQTGDFNHLSDLQDLNISNNKISRIQEGALDNLSNLSHLNLASNRLQGISRGMLHGLTNLMELRLDYNYIQDIEESSFSTLQNLKVLNLTKNRLYYIEKIKPVLASPYLEELYIGSNHFAAFNSNKMSTKPLSLKKLDFSNNPLATFQLTDNIFPSLSHLDLSYCGQNGTMSWNATEKTFFTSVKTLYFMDVHMSDQNASNVLKSFKNFLNKIRFNANVALNKTNLLLNACSPVLQVVRLNSNKINKLTDRMFDPCSNLTELDLGNNEISKLTKSMFRGFTQLKTLRLQINKLTRITNSFQTLFTLEFIDLSRNNINMLTCDDFANLTQVKTLYLYGNKISVISFCFFKDLSSLEVLKLGTNHLLKIGDAFTKGPHSLLELQLNFNKLSKIEKHTFRNLSQLKILCLQDNQISVIEDHAFEGLNNLTSLFLSSNKISSKTLTKQHNTFTGMPNLKNLDLYANSILFTDEKLKYPLFKDLKQLRVLTLHSQRRGIGIIPSNLLQGLSSLEMFYVGNTNLAHLSPDTFQSNPELWFLDLSKNALSEDHSIPAELFHPIPKLTKLILSRTQLRSLNFLLKANLSRLSTLKACGNEIDTINQSLIQSLPRLELLDLKKNTFTCDCTNEFFINWAKNSNSTQVVYLNRYMCSYPSSLRGMSLSAFNTESCTLKTDFICFLCSSIVVILTLLSSFVWHFLRFQVVYAYYLFLAFLYDNKKKQGLTFQYDAFISYNAKDEPWVMEELIPKLEGEQGWRLCLHHRDFEPGRPIIDNIIDGIYSSRKTICLITRSYLKSNWCSSEVQVASFRLFDEQKDVLILVFMEDIPTHQLSSYHRMRKLVKKRTYLRWPKPGEDTKVFWQKLKMALETKDGRKSDHKMIL
- the tlr22 gene encoding toll-like receptor 22 isoform X2, translated to MGTLKLFTLYMSLSVFISSSSAFSLKNCTISTPLKVIQPKVLCYKMGFFRIPQVPRKTRILDVSFNAFSQIQTGDFNHLSDLQDLNISNNKISRIQEGALDNLSNLSHLNLASNRLQGISRGMLHGLTNLMELRLDYNYIQDIEESSFSTLQNLKVLNLTKNRLYYIEKIKPVLASPYLEELYIGSNHFAAFNSNKMSTKPLSLKKLDFSNNPLATFQLTDNIFPSLSHLDLSYCGQNGTMSWNATEKTFFTSVKTLYFMDVHMSDQNASNVLKSFKNFLNKIRFNANVALNKTNLLLNACSPVLQVVRLNSNKINKLTDRMFDPCSNLTELDLGNNEISKLTKSMFRGFTQLKTLRLQINKLTRITNSFQTLFTLEFIDLSRNNINMLTCDDFANLTQVKTLYLYGNKISVISFCFFKDLSSLEVLKLGTNHLLKIGDAFTKGPHSLLELQLNFNKLSKIEKHTFRNLSQLKILCLQDNQISVIEDHAFEGLNNLTSLFLSSNKISSKTLTKQHNTFTGMPNLKNLDLYANSILFTDEKLKYPLFKDLKQLRVLTLHSQRRGIGIIPSNLLQGLSSLEMFYVGNTNLAHLSPDTFQSNPELWFLDLSKNALSEDHSIPAELFHPIPKLTKLILSRTQLRSLNFLLKANLSRLSTLKACGNEIDTINQSLIQSLPRLELLDLKKNTFTCDCTNEFFINWAKNSNSTQVVYLNSSIVVILTLLSSFVWHFLRFQVVYAYYLFLAFLYDNKKKQGLTFQYDAFISYNAKDEPWVMEELIPKLEGEQGWRLCLHHRDFEPGRPIIDNIIDGIYSSRKTICLITRSYLKSNWCSSEVQVASFRLFDEQKDVLILVFMEDIPTHQLSSYHRMRKLVKKRTYLRWPKPGEDTKVFWQKLKMALETKDGRKSDHKMIL